TCCTATCGCTTTTGAAGGCTGAGCAATGGTTGTTATGGTTGGAGTAAAAATACTCATCCAATCTGCATCGTCGAAGCCTATTACGGATATATCATTTGGTATATTCATATTCAAATCTTTAATGGCTTTTACCACTCCAAGTGTCATTAAATTATTCATTGCTATTATAGCTGTAGGATGTTCCTTCTTTCTAAGAATTTTTATAGTTTGCTCATAAGATTCCTTTTCCTTGAAATAGCCAGGTTTTATCCATTCTTTCCTTAGTATAATTCCAGCATCAAAAATAGCATTTTTAAAACCTTCAAGTCTTTGACTACCTGGATAACTACTTAAAATGCCATAAATAGCCCCTATTTTTTTGTGACCAAGTTTTACGAGATACTTTACAGCCTTGTAAATTGCATCAATATTATCAACGCTCACTGAATCAGCATTAATGTTTTCAACGACTCTATCAAAAAAAACTACCTTCATGCCATGACGAATTAAACTTTTATATATTGAAAGATTTTGTCCCTCTGTTCCATGTGAAGTTAATATACCATCTACCCGTCGAGATGCTAAAAGTTCAAGATATTCTCTTTCTTTCTGGGGGTTTTCTCCTGTGTTGCATATTACAAGATTGTATTTCCGAGCATAAAATACCACCTCTGCAGCTGATATAAGCTCACTAGAAAATGGATTCATTATGTCAGAAACAATAACTCCCACAGTAAATGTTCTCGAAGTTGCCATTCCACGCGCAAGACTATTAACAATGTACCCCATTTCTTCGGCTTTCTTTAAAATACGAGCTCGAAGTTCTTGGCTTATACCCGGCTTATGGTTCAAAGCCTTTGAAACCGCAGTTGTTGATACATT
Above is a genomic segment from Mesoaciditoga lauensis cd-1655R = DSM 25116 containing:
- a CDS encoding LacI family DNA-binding transcriptional regulator encodes the protein MVRIKDIAKSLNVSTTAVSKALNHKPGISQELRARILKKAEEMGYIVNSLARGMATSRTFTVGVIVSDIMNPFSSELISAAEVVFYARKYNLVICNTGENPQKEREYLELLASRRVDGILTSHGTEGQNLSIYKSLIRHGMKVVFFDRVVENINADSVSVDNIDAIYKAVKYLVKLGHKKIGAIYGILSSYPGSQRLEGFKNAIFDAGIILRKEWIKPGYFKEKESYEQTIKILRKKEHPTAIIAMNNLMTLGVVKAIKDLNMNIPNDISVIGFDDADWMSIFTPTITTIAQPSKAIGMTAATLLLDAIENSMNHQPQNIILKAKFIERESCLNIRLYS